CGAAAGTATCTGAACACCAAGAAAACCAAACTCGGCCATTTGCTGGAAGAAGTGTAACACCTCTTCCAGCGGCTTGGATTTTTATCGGTTCGAGGATTCGTCCAGCAACGTATCGACCTGGACCGACTTCCGTTCCTGCGTGCTCGCAATATTGTCCTGATTGCCGATCTGGTAGACCACTTTATCCGATTGCATGGAACTCCAGCTTTTTGCTGTCTTGGTGCGGAGTTCCACTCCCCCCTTCAGCAGCACTTCCCCGGTACCGGCCAGGATACTCAGTTCCTTGCAGGAGCCTTGAATATCAGGCCCCTGGAAGTGAATTTCCCCATGAGCCGTCAGCTTTTGCAGGATTTCCGGGGCGGGGCCGCGGTTGCCGTGGTTATCGATTTTAATGTAGCTCTCAATCTGATCGATATTGATCGCATCGGCCGTGACTTTCATCAGGCACTTATTCGTCGAAATATTCCGGATCTCGAATCGTGGTTTGCCATCACCCAAAGTCACGATTAACTTCATGCGACTGGTAGCTTCCGCTTTCCGGATCGGATTCTTATCGGGGAGAGAATTCGACTTCTCCCCTTCCCGCGCGGGAATGTTCGTGGGTTTGATAGTCGAGATACTTCTTGGCGGAACTTCCGTTTCCACACGCTGGGGTTTTGGCGGTTGCACATCAATGGGCCGTTCGATCACCATTGGAGTCTTAACGGGTGCGGGAGTTGGTAAAGGGGCAAGTTCGAATTTTGGCTCGAGTTTGAATTCCGTGTTCGGTGCTTCCACTGGAGCCGGCTTGGGTGCGGGAGTCAGGGGCACCTGGATCGGATCAGGTTTTTTCTCTGCAGCTGGTTTTGCTTCCAAGGGAACTATCGGCGGCAAATCTGCATTCGGGACACTACTATTCTTCGGCGAATCCAAAGGTGGTTTGGGAATATCGAATTCTGTAGGTTTGGGTTTGGGAGTTTCCGGCAGGTCCAATCCTTTGTTCTGGGGCTCATCAATTCCCTTAATCGGGGGAGGAATTAGCGGAGTAGTCTTTTCCTCCGGCTTGGGCAAAGACTTTTCGGGAATAGACAGCGGCGGTAGAGTCGCTTCGGCCAACTTCAATGGAGCCGCGGGTGGTGGGTCGATATCAAATTTAGTTATGTCGGGAATTGCCAGCTCGATAGGAGTCGCTTTCGGTGTATCCAGCGGAGCGTTCGGAACTTCCAAAACGAATTCTTTAACTTGGGGCTTCGTCGGCTCCGTACCGGGTTCGGGCACTGCCGGCAAATTTTTCGCGGGTTCCGACCCACTCAAGAGTTCGGGCAACTCGGCCGGCGGTTCAGTGCTCGAATTTTTCTTCGGCTTATGTAACAGCGTTCCAGGCTCTTGGGCACAAACGGTCAGCCCAGCCACGGAAAAGCTCAGGCAAAATGCCAGGGTCTTCCAGCGGTTCGGAACCATATTTCTCTCCATTCCGGGGGTAACTAATCCAACCCCGAAAATTACCAAGGAAGAGAATACTGGTCTACCTCAAGTGAGAGCGGGCAAATGCAGCCTGGGCAAACTGGGATTCCTGGGAAATTTGAGACTCCTCAAAACGAAAGGATTTAGCGAATCCACTCCTCCAGGAGTTCTTGGTTCGATAATTTCAAATTGTCGAGAACCAGGCGGATCATCTTTTTACGATCGTCATCATTCATCGAACCATGCGGTTGCCCTTCTTCACGATTCAGGCGAATCAGCTTCAGAGCCTGCTCTTCGGCTAAGGAATCGTGATCCAGGGCGAGTATCATCACTAGCCGGTATCGTAACGCTACTTCTTCCGAAGGCCGCAGTTCAACGATATGTGAGATATTTCTCTCGATGACCTTGAGACGTTCCGCCCGCAAGGTTTTTGATTCCTGAATGAACAAAAACAAGGCCTCGAGCTGCGAGTAGTAGCCGGCTAGATTCTGCGGATCTTCATGGATGGCTGCCAAAGTTTGGCCCAGAATTTTTTTGGTCATCTTCGCGGCCTGCTCCTGATCGCGAATCATCAGAAGATATTTCCAGTGTATTCGCCCCCAACGAGCCTGCTCGAGCATCAGGCTGGCATTATGCGGGTCGTATTTCTCCGCCCAGGATAAGGGCTCCAGAATCTTCGATATCAGAAAGGTATCTGTTTTGCGAATGGCATCGACCTGCGGCACATCGGTGGAGATTTTGATGTCCGTCGTCAGGCCGGGCAGCAAAATGCTGGCCCGGCGGGCTTCCCGAATTGCGAGATAGATCGCCCCCGTCGGAACTAAATTCGTGAAGAAATAAATCCCCAGCGCCGTCAGGAGGACGGAAATTCTCGTCCAACGCAGAATCGGGGCCACCGCTTGTTTTTCCCTTGAAGTGAAAGGGGACATCAGGCCGCCGAGAAAGACCAGTAACATCAGCCAGCGAACCGAATAGCCGCCGGGAAGGAAAATTGAAACGAATAGGAGGCTGATTGCGAATTTCAAAGCCCTGACAAGCGAATCCGAATCAAAGCGAATTCTCTGAACAACGAGGTAAACTATTACCCAGAGCCCGAGTTTAATCATTGCGAAGAGCCCCAGGCGGAGATACTCATCGGGTGGCATCTCCGCTGGGAGATCGATGGCTTTAAGAATCCCACCAATTAGTAGCCCGAGAATTCCCGCAACATACATATCCCAGTTGAAGGAATTGGACCCCGGCAACTCCGCAGGGGTAACAGGCAGCCTTACTCGCAACCAGCGGGAGACGAGCCAGCAGAACACCAAACCACCGAGTATTCCAGTCGCTCCCCAGAATTCTGCAAATCCAAAAGTACTGAGAGGTGTGATGGGACCGCGCGAAACACCCGAAAGAGTGGGAAGATGGCCGGGAGTTCGCAACTGGCCAAATGGCAGCCATTCAAATGGCTGCATGGGAAACAATCGCACGATCTGAACGACTAACAGGGTAGTTAGTAGTAGGAAGGCGATTACACTCAGACGTCCCGGCTTGCTTCTCCCTCGCAGAAGGACACAACCTGCGAAAAGGAAGCCTGCCTCCACGCCAAGCCAATTGAGTGCCGGATTTTCGGGCAAATTTCGCCAGGCTTCAAACTCATCATCCCCCACAAGGGGCGAAGTCCCGGTGAAACTCTTAACCATTTCTGTCGGCATTTGAAATTCGGACGCGACTAGCGGGTAGATCTCAAATACCGTTTGCACCAATACCACGGTAACCAGAGTGACCAGAAAGTTTCGCTGGATGGTTCTATTCTCACTCAGCGTTCTTGCCATCAGGAACAGCAAAATGGCCAAGAACCAATCGGCACTATGCAATAATCCAGGGCGATGGTACGTGTCGAATGCCAGAGCATTGATCAGACCAAATAAAGCCACGCAGATGAGTGCGGCTCCCTGCCAGTTCATCAGCCGGTGTCCGTAACCCGAAATCGCACCCCCCACGGCGGCCATGGTGGCAAAGCCGATCAGCAGTAAGCCCCAGACCTCTTCACTGATACCCGATTTCAAGCTCAATCGCCCCGGATCCATACCCGGCAACTGAACTCTTGCCACCAGGAGGGCGGCGAAAATGATGAAAAAAATCCGGTCTGCGGTCCAGTGATAAGCGGGGGCAATAGCCCCGATGTTATTGGCGGGTATTTTTGGTTGTTTACGCATATGCCGTCGAGCAGGGACGTGGAGGATTTCGCCAAATTCTATCGAAAAAATCTCTCGCGGGGTGTCCGACGGTTAAGATCGGAGTTTTTCGTTCTTCAGGAAGCTATCCAGCCAGAGTTTGTTCTCGGAATTCAGAGGGACAGGCGGGTCGTTTTCGTAGGAAATGGCACCAGGGAAATTTCCCAATTCGAAGCAGCGGGTGAAGCACATCTGAAGATCGACAATGGTATCGCGATCCTCCGCAGCGAGAGGGATTTTAAAACGCGGCAGACGCTTCGCCAGCGTTGAACCATAAATCTCCGGGTTATCCGGCTGATTCGCCCGAAAGGCCGTTATCGTGTAATCCCACTGATTCGCATTCGTCGGATTCCCTTGCCAGGGAAACTGCCCCTGCAGAACCAGATCGATCCAGACGACATTCGCTTTCGTTTGTAATGCCTGGGCGCGTTGCTGAAGGATCTGATTCCTGCCAATCGCCGCGGTTCGGTTCGTCGGGCTGACCATATCAATGAGCGTAACCAACCGATCGTCGTTGCGACTGCGAATTTCCATGAACGGTTCGTGATGTTCGATTTTCAGCACGGAAGTGAACAAGGGCTCTTCAGTCAGATAATCGCGCTGGGTCAACCGCGATCTGTAACGATCGACCAGATTGGGAAGAAGCATCTGGTAGAGGCAATTCATGAGTTGCTGCTGGAAGCTAGGCCAAAGTTTCTCAGCTTCCAAATAGGGATTCATACCGGGAAACGGTGAGGGCATCGCCTGGGATCTCCGTGGTTGCGCTTCGTCCTGATAACATCGGGAGACGATTTTCTCAGACCAGGTTCGGTCTGATCGCATTGTACCACGAAGTGAGGAGAATCAAGGGAATTTTTATGTCGGAACCTCAGTGCTTGAGCGAAGCAAATTCCGTTTCCCCGTGGCAGAAGATCTAGCTTTCCTGCTCTTCTCCGAGCGGATTTTTAGCAAAAATCCAGTCCTCGATCGGTTGGTTCTGAACCAGGTGCCGTTCCACAAATTCGGGGATTTTATCCGCCGTCATGTCGTGGTACCAATCCCCCTCAGGATAGACCACCAGAATGGGACCGTTGGAACAGACTCGGAGGCACCCGGCCTTCGTTCGAAAGCAAGCGTTCTCGGCCGTGCTCAGCGACAACTGCCGATCCTTCAATTCCCGTTTCAGCACTTCCCAGGCTTCCTGTCCTACCTCGGCGGAGCAACACTTTTCCCCCGCACACAACAGGACGTGACGGGAATAACTCCCGATACAGAGAGTTTTCGCGATCTTGGCCAGTTCCTGTTTAACTTCACTCACGGCTCGCTCCTGAACTTGCGACCACCCGTCTCAATATCTCGCCAAAGAGAAGAACAGAGGCGGTCCCCACAACGATTAATAGCCATTCCAGGCCGCTGAGAGGTTCCACATCGAAAATTGCACCGCCGTAATTGATGATGCTGATTTGAACTCCCAAGGTCATCGCCGAGATGCCCAGGAAAAAGGGGTTTTGAAACAAGCGATAGAATGCGCTTTCATTACCCGCCAGAGAGCGGCAGTTCAACTGGTTCCACAACTGGAACATTACATAAGTCGTGAAAAAAATTGCCACTTGCCGACGAGTGAATTCGCCAAAGAAATTCGAGGGGTTATCCTGGGACCTATAAAACAGATGATCGTACTTCATCCCAACCAGAAGAATCAGCATCGCCACGACGAAGAATCCGGCCGTGCCGAGAATCCGCCAGCGCATGGCCCGGGTCAGAATATTCGCCTCCCGGTGAATCGGCTTACATTTCATCAGTCCCGGGCGCGGCCGTTCGGAGCATAGAGCAATCGCGGCAAACGTATCCATTATGACGTTGATCCAGAGCAATTGCAGCACTGTGAACGGCGGCTTCACCCCGAGAAAAGGCCCGAGCAAAGCCAGTATCAGAGCCGACACATTGATGGTGAGCTGAAACTGCAGAAATCTCTGAATATTCTCGTACAGTGCCCTACCCCAGTGAATCGATTGGACGATGCTGGAAAAAGAATCATCCAGCAGAACGATGTTGCTCGCTTCCTTGGCCACTTCCGTTCCAGTGCGGCCCATCGCCAGACCCACGTCCGCCTGCTTCAAGGCCGGGGCATCGTTCGTTCCATCTCCAGTAACCGCGACGACTTGCTGCATCTCCTGCAACAGTCGTACCATGCGAAGCTTATCCTGAGGCTTCGCGCGGGCGAGAATTCGCAGCTTGGGCAATTGCGCTTTCAGCTGTTCGTTACTCGCCGCTCCAAACTGCTCTGAGGTCATCAGCAGGCTCTCGGCTTCCAGCAACCCGATTTCCTGACCGATTGCACGAGCGGTTTCCGGATTGTCTCCAGTGATCATCTTCACTTCGATACCGGCCACACGACACTGGCGGATCGCTTCGGATACATCGGGTCGAATGGGATCGCGAATGGCCGCGTAGCCATCGAAAATGAGATTGGAAAGTTCACCACTGGCCAGATTGCGGTAGAAACTTTCATCGCTGGGATCGGTGTTAGCAATCGTATGGGCAAAAGCCAGCGTTCGCATCGATCGCTGCGAATCGGCGAGCAGAGATCGTTCGATCCTCTCCATCAACGCCGGCGTAAGCTCGAGAATTTCCCCTTGCGACGACCGAACCCGATTACTGGCCGCCAGTAGCATCTCGGGAGCGCCTTTGATCATCAGGTGAACGACGCCCTCTAATCGGACCACGCTCCGCATATCTTTACGCTGAGAATCGAAATGCGTCTGATAGAGCACGGCGTGCTCTTCGCGAACTTTTCGATAATCGACCTGATTTTCTTTCAACCAGAGCAACAAAGCGCCTTCCGTGGAACTGCCAATGATACTCGGGTCGCCGGCAGCCGGGTCCAGATGTGCCGTGGAATTCAAGGCGGCAT
The genomic region above belongs to Telmatocola sphagniphila and contains:
- a CDS encoding DUF4058 family protein gives rise to the protein MPSPFPGMNPYLEAEKLWPSFQQQLMNCLYQMLLPNLVDRYRSRLTQRDYLTEEPLFTSVLKIEHHEPFMEIRSRNDDRLVTLIDMVSPTNRTAAIGRNQILQQRAQALQTKANVVWIDLVLQGQFPWQGNPTNANQWDYTITAFRANQPDNPEIYGSTLAKRLPRFKIPLAAEDRDTIVDLQMCFTRCFELGNFPGAISYENDPPVPLNSENKLWLDSFLKNEKLRS
- a CDS encoding (2Fe-2S) ferredoxin domain-containing protein — translated: MSEVKQELAKIAKTLCIGSYSRHVLLCAGEKCCSAEVGQEAWEVLKRELKDRQLSLSTAENACFRTKAGCLRVCSNGPILVVYPEGDWYHDMTADKIPEFVERHLVQNQPIEDWIFAKNPLGEEQES
- a CDS encoding calcium-translocating P-type ATPase, PMCA-type, with amino-acid sequence MRSIQELLSDFPNCVSRGLSSEEVERSKQQFGLNRLTPLPREPLWKQFVGRFDEPIIRILLAASLLKIVVDLFLGSLLWGAIGFSLSLLVVALVFFPRFKALQPVLCFVLAAILVLVSSLIGHLSFEGLAIMVAVILATGVAFFSEWKSAREFDLLNARKDSQKCRTIRNGEIGIVASEDTYVGDLIEIHAGDEIPADGRVVQAQDLRINQSLLTGESEPVAKIDGTYLEDAEGTEHPACVYRGTQVVEGVGRVLITDVGDMTMIGQIARQLSLVGSSLDEESALVRVHRKLTVQKHQTPLQRKLSHLADLISKLGYAAAVLIFLAMLIRGYLMGEWKLSFAGADLRASLAAILEYFVYMVVVVVVAVPEGLPMSVSVSLALAMRKMTRANCHVRQLMACETIGSVSVICSDKTGTITLNEMRVDHVWTPESTNQPSERIVLNAALNSTAHLDPAAGDPSIIGSSTEGALLLWLKENQVDYRKVREEHAVLYQTHFDSQRKDMRSVVRLEGVVHLMIKGAPEMLLAASNRVRSSQGEILELTPALMERIERSLLADSQRSMRTLAFAHTIANTDPSDESFYRNLASGELSNLIFDGYAAIRDPIRPDVSEAIRQCRVAGIEVKMITGDNPETARAIGQEIGLLEAESLLMTSEQFGAASNEQLKAQLPKLRILARAKPQDKLRMVRLLQEMQQVVAVTGDGTNDAPALKQADVGLAMGRTGTEVAKEASNIVLLDDSFSSIVQSIHWGRALYENIQRFLQFQLTINVSALILALLGPFLGVKPPFTVLQLLWINVIMDTFAAIALCSERPRPGLMKCKPIHREANILTRAMRWRILGTAGFFVVAMLILLVGMKYDHLFYRSQDNPSNFFGEFTRRQVAIFFTTYVMFQLWNQLNCRSLAGNESAFYRLFQNPFFLGISAMTLGVQISIINYGGAIFDVEPLSGLEWLLIVVGTASVLLFGEILRRVVASSGASRE